One part of the Ralstonia pickettii genome encodes these proteins:
- a CDS encoding shikimate kinase: MSVSNVFFVGLMGAGKTTVGRAVARRLDLPFFDSDHEIEARCGVRVPVIFEHEGEVGFRDRETHMIDELTARDGVVIATGGGAVLRAENRAFLRERGTVIYLRANPHDLYLRTRHDKNRPLLQTENPRAKLEELHAIRDPLYRDVAHFVIETGKPTVAQLVNMVLMQLEVAGIVAPPAGSSTSSQVSPQS; this comes from the coding sequence TTGTCTGTTTCGAACGTATTTTTCGTCGGCTTGATGGGCGCGGGCAAGACCACGGTCGGCCGGGCGGTGGCGCGTCGGCTCGATCTGCCGTTCTTCGACTCCGACCATGAGATCGAAGCGCGGTGCGGCGTGCGCGTGCCGGTCATTTTCGAGCACGAAGGCGAGGTCGGTTTTCGCGATCGCGAAACCCACATGATCGACGAGCTGACCGCGCGCGATGGCGTGGTCATCGCCACGGGTGGGGGCGCCGTGTTGCGGGCCGAAAACCGGGCGTTCCTGCGCGAGCGTGGCACGGTGATCTACCTGCGCGCCAATCCGCATGACCTGTATCTGCGCACGCGCCACGACAAGAACCGGCCGCTGCTGCAGACAGAGAACCCGCGCGCCAAGCTGGAGGAGCTGCATGCGATCCGCGATCCGCTGTACCGTGACGTGGCGCATTTCGTCATCGAAACCGGCAAGCCCACCGTCGCGCAGCTTGTTAATATGGTCTTGATGCAACTCGAAGTGGCCGGCATTGTGGCTCCGCCCGCAGGCTCTTCCACCTCCTCGCAAGTCTCCCCACAGTCATGA
- a CDS encoding pilus assembly protein PilP, translating into MRGRTMSRRRMSHVLRLSPLCLAVVLTACGASEDDELQQWMQQARQSVSTTVPPLPEPKPYAPREYTTTKQTDPFSVQKVAELSRAQNESPEPNRRREPLEDYPLEAFKLVGTMKRNGETEAVVSVGDKTQHVHVGQYIGQNYGRILRIGDQELTLRELVREGTTEWKEKMTTLKVQESAQ; encoded by the coding sequence ATGAGGGGCCGCACCATGAGCCGTCGCCGCATGTCGCATGTTCTGCGTCTGTCGCCGCTGTGCCTGGCCGTCGTGCTGACGGCCTGCGGCGCGAGCGAAGACGATGAATTGCAGCAATGGATGCAGCAAGCGCGCCAGAGCGTCAGTACGACCGTGCCGCCGCTGCCCGAACCCAAGCCTTACGCGCCGCGCGAATACACGACCACCAAGCAGACTGATCCGTTCAGTGTGCAAAAGGTGGCAGAACTTTCGCGCGCGCAAAACGAATCGCCGGAACCGAATCGCCGTCGCGAGCCGCTGGAAGACTATCCGCTGGAAGCCTTCAAGCTGGTCGGGACGATGAAGCGCAATGGCGAGACGGAAGCCGTCGTGTCTGTCGGGGACAAGACGCAGCATGTGCATGTGGGGCAGTACATCGGACAAAACTATGGTCGCATCCTCCGCATCGGAGACCAGGAACTCACCCTGCGTGAGCTGGTGCGCGAAGGCACGACCGAATGGAAAGAAAAAATGACGACCCTGAAAGTTCAGGAGAGCGCGCAATGA
- a CDS encoding transposase, with product MARLPRLSPIDVPVHVLQRGNNRQTVFRGDDDYAFYLDTLRMAAREHDFAIHGFSLMPNHVHLVGTPKVADSLSRTLQAVGRRYTRYFNAAADRSGTLWEGRFRSTVLDPAEWVLPILLYVESNAVRAGLVSTPEEDRWSTYRHHVGIQSIPWVSDHFCYWRLGNTPFERQSRYRTLWHEGLGSDQFAQIRQHVHSGWPLGNEAFLATLARTGGRRVAPLPKGRPPRQTTAVEAEGSARTE from the coding sequence ATGGCTCGCCTGCCTCGTCTCAGCCCAATCGATGTCCCGGTGCACGTGTTGCAGCGCGGCAACAATCGCCAGACCGTTTTCCGCGGCGACGACGACTACGCGTTCTATCTCGACACGCTGCGCATGGCCGCCCGCGAGCATGACTTCGCCATCCATGGGTTTTCGCTGATGCCGAATCACGTCCATCTGGTGGGGACACCCAAGGTGGCGGACAGTCTTTCGCGAACGCTGCAGGCTGTGGGACGGCGCTATACGCGCTACTTCAACGCTGCGGCGGATCGCAGCGGCACGTTGTGGGAAGGGCGTTTCCGATCGACGGTACTGGACCCCGCCGAGTGGGTGCTGCCGATCCTGTTGTATGTGGAATCGAACGCGGTGCGCGCGGGGCTCGTCAGCACGCCGGAAGAAGATCGATGGAGCACGTATCGTCACCACGTCGGCATTCAATCCATTCCGTGGGTGAGTGACCACTTCTGTTACTGGCGCCTTGGCAACACGCCTTTTGAGCGCCAGTCGCGCTACCGAACGTTGTGGCATGAAGGTTTGGGCTCCGACCAGTTCGCGCAGATTCGCCAGCATGTGCACAGTGGTTGGCCGCTCGGCAATGAGGCGTTTCTCGCGACACTTGCGCGCACCGGAGGCCGTCGCGTTGCGCCATTGCCCAAGGGGCGGCCGCCGCGCCAAACCACGGCGGTGGAAGCGGAGGGCAGCGCGCGCACCGAATAG
- a CDS encoding type IV pilus inner membrane component PilO has product MALSTEISLEDLVSQFRGLNLNEPETWPIAPRILFMILSAVLVIGLGWQLYWSGKFDERDAKRTEQANLKSAYQSKLAQVVNLEALRKQKAEVEQRVAKLELQLPNKTEMDALLADVNHAGIARGLTFDLFRPSGAVVKPYYAEIPVAVKVNGRYHDMALFAADVAALSRIVTLQNISLTGTKDGGMVMETRAEAYRALDADEQAAQRKANAAAKGGAK; this is encoded by the coding sequence ATGGCGCTCTCGACCGAAATTTCGTTGGAAGACCTGGTCAGCCAGTTCCGTGGCCTGAACCTGAACGAGCCGGAAACGTGGCCGATCGCGCCGCGCATCCTGTTCATGATTCTCTCTGCCGTGCTGGTGATCGGCCTGGGCTGGCAGTTGTATTGGAGCGGCAAGTTCGACGAGCGCGACGCCAAGCGCACCGAACAGGCCAACCTCAAGTCGGCATACCAGAGCAAGCTTGCGCAAGTAGTGAATCTGGAAGCGCTGCGCAAGCAGAAGGCTGAGGTCGAGCAGCGTGTCGCCAAGCTCGAACTGCAACTGCCCAACAAGACCGAGATGGATGCGCTGCTGGCCGACGTCAACCACGCCGGTATCGCGCGTGGCCTGACCTTCGACCTGTTCCGTCCGTCTGGCGCAGTGGTCAAGCCTTACTACGCCGAGATCCCGGTGGCGGTGAAGGTAAATGGCCGCTATCACGACATGGCGCTGTTTGCGGCCGACGTGGCGGCGCTGTCGCGCATCGTCACGCTGCAGAACATCTCCCTGACGGGCACCAAGGATGGCGGCATGGTGATGGAAACGCGCGCTGAGGCCTACCGGGCACTCGATGCCGATGAGCAGGCCGCGCAGCGCAAGGCGAACGCCGCCGCCAAGGGAGGCGCCAAATGA
- a CDS encoding OmpW/AlkL family protein: MAFHRLAVVAVAAGMLAAGFSQAAFAQGTDLPPASGNWMVRLRAVNLTAANKSDPVPALAIPADAIQINNKVLPELDISYFFTPHLAAELILTYPQQQDVTVMRSALGGPTKIGSFRHLPPILTMQYHFTPESRFKPYVGAGINYTRISNVDLQVPGVGSLDLSKNSFGPALQVGFDYRLTERLYFNVDLKKTWISADVKMGGQTISKVKVDPWLLGVGLGYRF, translated from the coding sequence ATGGCTTTTCACCGCCTAGCCGTTGTAGCTGTTGCCGCCGGAATGCTTGCCGCCGGGTTCAGCCAGGCCGCCTTTGCGCAGGGCACGGATTTGCCGCCGGCCTCCGGTAATTGGATGGTACGTCTGCGCGCCGTCAACCTGACAGCCGCCAACAAATCCGACCCGGTGCCTGCACTGGCCATTCCGGCTGACGCCATTCAGATCAACAACAAGGTCCTGCCCGAACTGGACATCTCGTATTTCTTTACGCCACATCTGGCCGCCGAGCTGATCCTGACTTACCCGCAACAGCAGGACGTCACGGTCATGCGAAGCGCGCTGGGCGGCCCCACCAAGATCGGCAGTTTCCGCCACTTGCCGCCCATCCTGACGATGCAGTATCACTTCACGCCCGAGTCGCGCTTCAAGCCGTACGTGGGCGCAGGCATCAACTACACGCGCATCTCGAATGTCGATCTCCAGGTGCCCGGCGTTGGTTCGCTGGACCTCAGCAAGAACAGCTTCGGCCCCGCGCTGCAGGTCGGCTTCGACTATCGCCTGACCGAACGCCTCTACTTCAACGTCGACCTGAAGAAGACCTGGATCAGCGCCGACGTGAAGATGGGCGGCCAGACCATCAGCAAAGTCAAGGTTGACCCGTGGCTGCTGGGCGTCGGCCTGGGCTATCGCTTTTAA
- the pilQ gene encoding temperature dependent type IV pilus secretin PilQ, with amino-acid sequence MRLVKGGLSQAARVARGGAVAWLSLCLFMVAGQAVAQQAAPAAAVSGNTIEKVEQATAGESTVVTVTLKSAPTQKPVEFSTQQPARIAIDFFGASFAQGRANYQYGGKLLRSANVVQIGDRTRVVLDLSRQTQYKSEVRGNQYVLTLEAAPVAAAVAAPTFSAPAPVAGAERPAVRNVDFRRGEDLAGRVVVDLSTANSAINIAQQGQNLVVDFVGATLPQSLRRRYDVSDFGTPVQAMRATDNGTGARLIIEPRGNWQYSSYQTDTQFVVEVRPTKEDPNKLISGPGYRGERLSLNFQNIDVRSLLQVFADFTNLNIVTSDSVTGTLSLRLKDVPWDQALQIVLDSKGLASRRNGNVLWVAPRGELATKEKAELESQQQVTELEPLRSQVFRLNYQSAGDVRNMLLGAGAAGGAGGVAGGVATSRILSKRGSLTADTRTNQLFVSDIPSKLEEVQAFLLKIDIPVRQVMIEARIVEADDTFSRNLGAKLGFASKTNGAGYGNTYTNVVSPITQGATWDNSPAISFPANGINGVNAASVAVSLFNAGAGRFLALELSALEADGRGKIVSSPRVVTADNIKALIEQGTEIPYQQATSSGATSVSFKKANLKLEVTPKITPDGNIFLDVDVNKDSVGIQTTNGFAIDTKHVQTQVLVENGGTVVIGGIYTQNERTDINKVPLLGDIPVLGNLFKSTSKINNRTELLVFLTPRVLSDQLSLK; translated from the coding sequence ATGCGTCTTGTGAAGGGCGGCCTGTCGCAGGCAGCCCGAGTGGCCCGGGGGGGCGCGGTGGCATGGCTTTCGCTGTGCCTGTTCATGGTGGCCGGTCAGGCGGTCGCCCAGCAGGCAGCGCCTGCGGCGGCCGTCTCCGGCAACACGATCGAAAAGGTGGAGCAGGCCACGGCCGGTGAATCCACCGTGGTGACGGTCACGCTCAAGAGCGCGCCGACGCAGAAACCGGTGGAGTTCAGCACGCAGCAGCCTGCGCGTATCGCCATCGACTTCTTCGGGGCCAGCTTCGCGCAGGGCCGCGCCAATTACCAGTACGGCGGCAAGCTGCTGCGTTCGGCGAACGTCGTGCAGATCGGCGACCGTACCCGCGTCGTGCTCGATCTATCGCGCCAGACGCAATACAAGTCGGAGGTGCGTGGCAACCAGTACGTACTGACGCTGGAAGCTGCGCCAGTGGCGGCGGCTGTCGCGGCGCCGACATTCTCGGCCCCGGCACCCGTCGCGGGCGCTGAGCGCCCGGCGGTGCGCAATGTTGATTTCCGCCGTGGCGAGGACCTTGCTGGCCGCGTGGTGGTCGACCTGTCGACTGCCAACTCGGCGATCAACATCGCCCAGCAAGGCCAGAACCTCGTCGTGGACTTCGTCGGTGCGACGCTGCCACAGTCGCTGCGCCGTCGCTATGACGTGAGCGATTTCGGCACGCCGGTGCAGGCCATGCGTGCCACCGACAACGGCACAGGTGCACGCCTGATCATCGAGCCGCGCGGTAACTGGCAATACAGCTCGTACCAGACCGACACGCAGTTCGTGGTGGAGGTGCGTCCGACCAAGGAAGACCCGAACAAGCTGATTTCTGGCCCCGGCTACCGCGGTGAGCGCCTGTCGCTGAACTTCCAGAACATCGATGTGCGTTCGCTGCTGCAAGTCTTCGCCGACTTCACGAACCTCAACATCGTGACCAGCGATAGCGTGACGGGCACCCTTTCGCTGCGCCTGAAAGATGTGCCCTGGGATCAGGCACTGCAGATCGTGCTCGATTCGAAGGGGCTGGCATCGCGTCGCAACGGCAACGTCCTGTGGGTTGCCCCGCGCGGTGAGCTGGCCACGAAGGAAAAGGCCGAGCTTGAGTCGCAGCAGCAAGTGACCGAGCTGGAGCCACTGCGCAGCCAGGTGTTCCGCCTGAACTACCAAAGCGCTGGGGATGTGCGCAACATGCTGCTGGGTGCCGGCGCCGCGGGTGGGGCAGGCGGTGTCGCTGGCGGTGTCGCGACTTCCCGGATCCTGTCCAAGCGCGGCTCGCTCACCGCGGATACGCGGACGAATCAACTGTTCGTCTCCGACATCCCGAGCAAGCTTGAAGAGGTGCAGGCCTTCCTCTTGAAGATCGACATCCCGGTTCGCCAGGTGATGATCGAGGCGCGCATCGTCGAGGCGGACGACACGTTCAGCCGCAACTTGGGTGCGAAGCTGGGCTTCGCGTCGAAGACGAATGGCGCTGGTTACGGCAATACCTACACCAACGTGGTGTCGCCGATTACGCAGGGTGCCACGTGGGACAACAGCCCGGCGATCAGCTTCCCCGCCAATGGCATCAACGGCGTGAACGCAGCCAGCGTGGCCGTGAGCCTGTTTAACGCCGGTGCCGGCCGCTTCCTGGCGCTGGAGCTGTCTGCGCTGGAAGCTGACGGCCGCGGCAAGATCGTCTCCAGCCCGCGCGTGGTCACTGCCGACAACATCAAGGCGCTGATCGAGCAAGGTACTGAGATTCCGTACCAGCAGGCGACGTCTTCCGGTGCGACTTCGGTGTCGTTCAAGAAGGCCAACCTGAAGCTGGAAGTGACGCCCAAGATCACGCCGGACGGCAACATCTTCCTGGATGTGGACGTCAACAAGGACAGCGTAGGTATCCAGACCACCAACGGCTTCGCCATTGACACCAAGCACGTGCAGACGCAGGTGCTGGTCGAGAATGGCGGCACGGTCGTGATCGGCGGTATCTACACGCAGAACGAGCGGACCGACATCAACAAGGTGCCGCTTCTAGGCGACATTCCGGTGCTCGGCAATCTGTTCAAGAGCACGAGCAAGATTAACAACCGCACCGAGCTGCTGGTCTTCCTGACGCCGCGTGTGCTGTCCGATCAACTGTCGCTGAAGTAA
- a CDS encoding PilN domain-containing protein encodes MANESANAVNALPNVNLLPYHAERRAGKRKKVFMSLGGAAVAGAVVVFLGGMVIDHQTEEAQRINDILTQKNAEMDKQITEVNTLKKDIDDLLQRQQAVEGLQNQRNRPVQLLEELVRQVPDGIYLTSLKQEGERYTVSGVAQSNERVSDLLRNLGAVPWLDHAELGESVATTMTNNLKEQRRLFNFTIRFQWKAEPATPAKPGAATAGK; translated from the coding sequence ATGGCCAATGAAAGCGCGAATGCCGTGAATGCGCTCCCGAACGTCAACCTGCTGCCGTATCACGCAGAGCGACGCGCCGGCAAGCGCAAGAAAGTCTTCATGAGCCTGGGCGGCGCGGCCGTTGCGGGCGCGGTGGTGGTGTTCCTCGGCGGCATGGTGATCGATCACCAGACGGAAGAGGCGCAACGCATCAACGACATCCTCACGCAGAAGAACGCGGAGATGGACAAGCAGATCACCGAGGTCAACACCCTCAAGAAGGACATCGACGATCTGCTGCAGCGTCAGCAAGCGGTAGAAGGCCTGCAAAACCAGCGCAACCGCCCGGTCCAGTTGCTTGAAGAGCTGGTGCGCCAGGTGCCCGACGGGATCTATCTCACCTCGCTCAAGCAGGAAGGCGAGCGTTACACCGTGTCGGGCGTGGCGCAGTCGAACGAGCGCGTGTCGGACCTGCTGCGCAACCTGGGCGCGGTGCCCTGGCTCGATCATGCCGAACTGGGCGAATCGGTGGCCACCACCATGACGAATAACCTGAAGGAACAGCGTCGCCTGTTCAACTTCACGATCCGCTTCCAGTGGAAGGCCGAACCGGCGACGCCGGCCAAGCCGGGTGCGGCCACGGCGGGGAAATAA
- the aroB gene encoding 3-dehydroquinate synthase produces the protein MITVDVDLGDRAYPIHIGSGLLSKAELFAPHIRGARAVIVTNETVAPLYAAKVEAAIRSLGKAVDTVVLPDGESFKKWDTLNRIFDALLTAGADRKTTLIALGGGVVGDMTGFAAACYMRGVPFIQVPTTLLSQVDSSVGGKTGINHPLGKNMIGAFHQPQAVLADIDTLRTLPARELAAGMAEVIKHGAIADADYFAWIEQNIKGLNDCDTDLMAEAVRGSVRIKAAVVAQDERETGLRATLNFGHTFGHAIEAGLGYGEWLHGEAVGCGMVMAADLSHRLGFIDIDTRNRITALTRAANLPTVAPDLGVDRFIDLMRVDKKAEAGEIKFVLLRKLGQAFVTAVPDADLRATLQHAVLRPPTEAPIA, from the coding sequence ATGATTACCGTTGATGTTGACCTTGGCGATCGCGCCTATCCGATCCATATCGGCTCGGGGCTGTTGTCCAAGGCCGAGTTGTTCGCGCCCCATATTCGCGGCGCGCGTGCCGTGATCGTCACCAACGAGACCGTCGCACCGTTGTATGCGGCGAAGGTCGAAGCGGCCATTCGTTCGCTCGGCAAGGCGGTCGACACGGTTGTATTGCCTGATGGGGAATCGTTCAAGAAGTGGGACACGCTCAACCGCATCTTTGATGCGCTGTTGACGGCGGGTGCGGATCGCAAGACCACGCTGATCGCGCTGGGCGGCGGCGTTGTCGGCGACATGACCGGCTTTGCCGCCGCCTGCTACATGCGCGGCGTGCCGTTCATCCAGGTGCCGACGACGCTGCTCTCACAAGTCGATTCCTCGGTGGGCGGCAAGACGGGCATCAACCACCCGCTGGGCAAAAACATGATCGGCGCGTTCCACCAGCCGCAGGCGGTGCTGGCCGATATCGATACGCTGCGCACGTTGCCTGCCCGAGAGCTGGCGGCCGGTATGGCCGAGGTCATCAAGCATGGCGCAATTGCCGATGCCGATTACTTCGCCTGGATCGAACAGAACATCAAGGGTCTCAACGATTGCGATACCGACCTGATGGCCGAAGCCGTGCGTGGCTCGGTGCGCATCAAGGCCGCAGTCGTGGCACAGGATGAGCGGGAAACCGGCCTGCGTGCCACCCTCAATTTTGGTCACACCTTTGGCCACGCCATCGAGGCCGGCCTGGGCTACGGCGAATGGCTGCACGGCGAAGCCGTCGGCTGTGGCATGGTGATGGCGGCGGATCTGTCGCATCGACTGGGCTTTATCGACATCGACACGCGCAACCGCATCACCGCGCTCACGCGTGCGGCGAACCTGCCGACGGTGGCGCCGGACCTCGGCGTTGATCGCTTCATCGACCTGATGCGCGTCGACAAGAAGGCCGAAGCCGGCGAGATCAAGTTCGTGCTGCTGCGCAAGCTGGGCCAGGCGTTCGTGACCGCGGTGCCCGACGCGGACTTGCGCGCCACCTTGCAGCACGCCGTGCTGCGACCACCGACCGAAGCACCCATCGCCTGA
- the pilM gene encoding type IV pilus biogenesis protein PilM yields the protein MSGLLRRNIVGIDIGSSSVKVVELSANGKQGDFRLEKCASELIERSAVADGNLVNIDAVGNALKRAIAKAGIRGKEAVLAIPASLTESQTVSLPDNLTEDELFVQVESEANRLFPPSQNVNFDYVVIGPSETEGGIGVRVTATVSERVTERVTAAEMAGLKAIVMDVEENAIQRAMTHMLAVKPDASEIETRDMPVVAMFHLGGARSHALFYQGWKELYEQPMSGSGDQLTQSISRLFSLDLLKAEVKKRKNTLPDEYRSQLLKPSLETLAMEVGQAIQNFLSTSSVGRVDEIVLSGGHASLLGVQTAIQQQTQINTTLANPFANMGAAKNVNARYLQRDLPAYIVSAGLALRGLQ from the coding sequence TTGTCCGGCCTGCTGCGCCGCAATATCGTCGGGATAGATATCGGGTCTTCCAGCGTCAAGGTGGTGGAGTTGTCCGCCAACGGCAAGCAGGGGGATTTCCGTCTCGAAAAATGCGCCAGCGAGCTGATTGAACGCAGTGCCGTCGCTGACGGCAATCTGGTGAATATCGATGCGGTGGGCAATGCGCTCAAGCGCGCCATCGCCAAGGCCGGCATTCGCGGTAAGGAAGCCGTGCTTGCCATTCCCGCAAGCCTGACGGAATCGCAAACCGTCAGCCTGCCCGACAACCTGACCGAAGACGAACTCTTTGTGCAGGTCGAGAGCGAAGCCAACCGGCTGTTTCCGCCCTCGCAGAACGTCAATTTCGACTATGTCGTGATCGGTCCGTCCGAAACCGAAGGCGGGATCGGCGTGCGCGTCACGGCAACGGTGTCCGAGCGTGTGACCGAGCGCGTGACCGCCGCCGAGATGGCCGGTCTGAAAGCGATCGTCATGGACGTGGAAGAAAACGCCATCCAGCGCGCCATGACGCACATGCTGGCCGTCAAGCCGGACGCCAGCGAAATTGAAACGCGCGACATGCCCGTCGTGGCAATGTTCCACTTGGGTGGTGCGCGCTCGCACGCACTGTTCTACCAAGGCTGGAAGGAACTGTACGAGCAGCCGATGTCCGGCTCGGGCGACCAGCTCACGCAGAGCATCTCGCGTCTGTTTTCCCTCGATCTGCTCAAGGCCGAGGTGAAGAAGCGCAAGAACACGCTGCCCGACGAATACCGCAGTCAGCTGCTCAAGCCCTCGCTCGAGACGCTGGCCATGGAAGTCGGTCAGGCCATCCAGAATTTCCTGTCGACCTCGAGCGTCGGCCGCGTGGACGAGATCGTGCTCTCGGGCGGTCACGCATCGCTGCTGGGCGTACAAACCGCCATCCAGCAGCAGACGCAGATCAATACGACGCTGGCCAACCCGTTCGCCAACATGGGCGCGGCCAAGAACGTCAACGCGCGCTATCTGCAGCGCGATCTGCCGGCCTACATCGTCAGCGCGGGCCTTGCCCTGCGCGGGCTGCAATAA
- a CDS encoding deoxyguanosinetriphosphate triphosphohydrolase: MNDRFDVPSAPFDLEGPLAPYAAHSAQTRGRVHAEPPSTSRTEFQRDRDRIIHSTAFRRLEYKTQVFVNHEGDLFRTRLTHSLEVAQIARSIARSLRLNEDLVEAVSLAHDLGHTPFGHAGQDALNDCMKPYGGFEHNLQSLLVVDRLEERYGGFDGLNLTFETREGILKHCSRNNAATLGDLGRRFLEGQQPSLEAQLANLADEVAYNNHDIDDGLRSGLITLEQLEDVPLWAIHRREAEAAFPNVSGRRLINETIRRIINALIVDLIGTTRAGIAEVAPQCIDDVRAAPALVAFSAAMHEEARVLKRFLFDNLYRHYLVMRMSAKARRIIDDLFRAFMDDPRLLPPQYQAKANPDEQPRWIAHYIAGMTDRYAIKEHRRIFAVDAV; encoded by the coding sequence ATGAACGACCGATTTGATGTGCCGTCCGCGCCGTTCGATCTCGAAGGCCCTCTCGCTCCCTACGCCGCGCATTCGGCGCAGACGCGCGGCCGCGTACACGCCGAGCCGCCATCCACATCGCGCACCGAGTTCCAGCGTGACCGCGATCGCATCATCCACAGCACCGCTTTCCGCCGGCTCGAATACAAGACGCAGGTCTTTGTGAACCACGAGGGCGACCTGTTCCGGACCCGGCTCACGCACAGCCTCGAGGTCGCGCAGATTGCCCGTTCGATTGCGCGCAGCCTGCGCCTGAACGAAGACTTGGTCGAAGCGGTTTCGCTGGCGCACGATCTGGGCCACACGCCGTTCGGTCATGCGGGGCAGGACGCACTCAACGATTGCATGAAGCCATACGGAGGCTTCGAACACAATCTGCAGAGCTTGCTGGTTGTCGATCGGCTGGAGGAGCGCTACGGCGGTTTTGATGGTTTGAACCTGACCTTCGAAACGCGCGAGGGTATTCTCAAACATTGCTCGCGCAACAACGCGGCCACGCTCGGTGACTTGGGCCGCCGTTTTCTCGAAGGGCAACAGCCGTCGCTGGAAGCGCAGCTTGCCAATCTCGCCGATGAGGTCGCGTACAACAACCACGATATCGACGATGGTTTGCGTTCCGGCCTGATCACGTTGGAGCAACTAGAAGACGTGCCGCTGTGGGCCATCCATCGGCGCGAAGCCGAGGCGGCGTTCCCGAACGTCAGCGGCCGGCGCCTGATCAACGAAACGATTCGTCGCATCATCAACGCGTTGATCGTCGATCTGATCGGCACCACGCGTGCCGGCATTGCTGAAGTTGCGCCGCAGTGTATCGACGATGTGCGTGCCGCGCCGGCGCTCGTCGCGTTCTCTGCAGCGATGCATGAAGAGGCGCGCGTGCTCAAGCGCTTTCTGTTCGATAACCTGTATCGGCACTATCTTGTGATGCGCATGTCCGCCAAAGCGCGCCGCATCATCGACGATCTGTTCCGCGCGTTCATGGACGACCCGCGCCTGCTGCCACCGCAGTACCAGGCGAAAGCCAACCCCGACGAGCAGCCGCGCTGGATTGCGCATTACATCGCCGGCATGACGGATCGTTACGCCATCAAGGAGCATCGCCGCATCTTTGCGGTGGATGCAGTTTGA